Proteins encoded within one genomic window of Halorussus salilacus:
- a CDS encoding DUF7504 family protein yields the protein MPGTTDASDFSLSPGEQALVSVPSMGSPLAHLPDEAFENLLVVSAKASPAKVESLVERRGGDPEKVGVIPVTGSQVEYDGPLWTADSVDPSDLTGISIRLSTALRYVMRGGWVVFDSLNVLLMYGREDRVYRLVDSVVSNVRAKDACGAYCVVREAVTDETYSRFRDRCDVAVSVE from the coding sequence GTGCCGGGGACGACTGACGCCTCAGACTTCTCGCTGTCGCCCGGCGAGCAGGCGCTGGTCTCGGTGCCGTCGATGGGGTCGCCGCTGGCACACCTGCCCGACGAGGCGTTCGAGAACCTGCTGGTGGTGTCGGCGAAGGCGTCGCCCGCCAAGGTCGAGTCGCTGGTCGAGCGCCGCGGCGGCGACCCCGAGAAGGTCGGCGTGATTCCGGTCACGGGCTCGCAGGTCGAGTACGACGGACCGCTGTGGACCGCCGACTCGGTCGACCCCAGCGACCTGACCGGCATCAGCATCCGACTCTCGACGGCGTTGCGGTACGTCATGCGCGGCGGCTGGGTCGTCTTCGACAGCCTCAACGTCCTCCTGATGTACGGTCGCGAGGACCGGGTCTACCGACTCGTCGACTCCGTGGTCTCGAACGTGCGGGCCAAGGACGCCTGCGGCGCGTACTGCGTCGTGCGCGAGGCGGTCACCGACGAGACCTACTCGCGGTTCCGGGACCGTTGCGACGTCGCGGTCTCCGTCGAATAA
- a CDS encoding GNAT family N-acetyltransferase — translation MPGAVFLRGDGVTLRTVEESDVEFLRDTLNDPEVRARLMTNRPLNRHQEREYFEERISSDETVSLMICSDGETVGNVSLSPIDQRAGNCEIGLWVAPDHHGRGYGTEASRLLTGYAFDELRMHRVGARVFAHNDASRRILEKIGFEREGVHRDEAFTGGEYVDVCYYGVLADEWDG, via the coding sequence ATGCCCGGTGCAGTCTTCCTTCGGGGCGACGGCGTGACGCTCCGAACCGTCGAGGAATCAGACGTGGAGTTCCTCCGCGACACGCTCAACGACCCCGAGGTCCGAGCGCGGCTGATGACCAACAGGCCGCTCAACCGCCACCAGGAGCGGGAGTACTTCGAGGAGCGGATTTCGAGCGACGAGACCGTGAGCCTGATGATCTGTTCGGACGGCGAGACGGTCGGCAACGTCAGTCTGAGTCCCATCGACCAGCGGGCGGGCAACTGCGAGATCGGTCTCTGGGTCGCGCCCGACCACCACGGCAGGGGGTACGGAACCGAGGCGTCGCGGCTCCTGACCGGCTACGCCTTCGACGAACTCCGGATGCATCGGGTGGGTGCCCGGGTCTTCGCGCACAACGACGCGTCACGGCGCATCTTGGAGAAAATCGGCTTCGAGCGCGAGGGCGTCCACCGCGACGAGGCGTTCACCGGCGGCGAGTACGTCGACGTGTGCTACTACGGCGTGCTGGCCGACGAGTGGGACGGCTGA
- a CDS encoding sulfatase → MSGDSAPENPDSENRNVVMVTVDSLRADHCGFMGYEEDTTPTLDRMAEDGLVFENAVTPGPSTLDAMPAIFTGQFPAERDIRSSSTAVSYEKMRRHMRARRNVAERFSERGYRTVGFTANPWTSRYTAFDDGFDRFEDFMDEDRSSGLIEQKVTEGDSLTANAVRHTLNWVQEQNMFQSWTSFYDDIVERARGDEPYFLWIFLVDVHMPYLPTEEYRTQSKYAMFPANLWLYLKNDAFPDFLRDRLLRAYDDAIRSTDAFLDRLRSDLAEDDPLFVVTADHGEEFGEHTMYSHGDVYDEHVHVPLVVGNGPSGTVEEPFSLRSLPELLPRLATEDDVDLAEFTKPLVRTKNSERKALRGQRYKYVSTEDGEEAYDLTVGEHDERPMAEFRELGRRLVEQWEAEEREFRRVTSAAQRVAADESV, encoded by the coding sequence ATGAGCGGTGACAGCGCCCCCGAGAACCCCGACTCCGAGAATCGTAACGTCGTGATGGTGACCGTCGACAGCCTCCGGGCCGACCACTGCGGGTTCATGGGGTACGAGGAGGACACCACTCCGACGCTCGACCGGATGGCCGAGGACGGACTGGTGTTCGAGAACGCGGTCACGCCCGGCCCGAGCACGCTCGACGCGATGCCCGCCATCTTCACCGGCCAGTTCCCCGCCGAGCGCGACATCCGGTCGTCGTCCACCGCGGTCTCCTACGAGAAGATGCGCAGGCACATGCGGGCGCGCCGGAACGTCGCCGAGCGCTTCTCCGAGCGGGGCTACCGGACCGTCGGGTTCACCGCGAACCCGTGGACCTCGCGGTACACCGCGTTCGACGACGGCTTCGACCGCTTCGAGGACTTCATGGACGAGGACCGGTCGAGCGGTCTCATCGAGCAGAAGGTCACCGAGGGCGACTCGCTCACGGCGAACGCGGTCCGACACACCTTGAACTGGGTTCAGGAGCAGAACATGTTCCAGTCGTGGACCTCCTTCTACGACGACATCGTCGAGCGGGCGCGGGGCGACGAACCGTACTTCCTGTGGATCTTCCTCGTCGACGTTCACATGCCGTACCTCCCGACCGAGGAGTACCGGACCCAGTCGAAGTACGCGATGTTCCCCGCGAACCTCTGGCTCTACCTCAAGAACGACGCGTTCCCGGACTTCCTCCGCGACCGCTTGCTCCGGGCGTACGACGACGCCATCCGGTCGACCGACGCGTTCCTCGACCGACTGCGGTCGGACCTCGCGGAGGACGACCCGCTGTTCGTGGTCACCGCCGACCACGGCGAGGAGTTCGGCGAGCACACCATGTACAGCCACGGCGACGTGTACGACGAGCACGTCCACGTCCCCCTCGTCGTCGGTAACGGCCCCTCCGGAACCGTCGAGGAGCCGTTCTCCCTGCGGTCGCTTCCCGAACTCCTGCCCCGACTGGCGACCGAGGACGACGTGGACCTCGCCGAGTTCACGAAGCCGCTCGTCCGCACGAAGAACTCCGAGCGGAAGGCGCTCCGGGGCCAGCGGTACAAGTACGTCTCGACCGAGGACGGCGAGGAGGCCTACGACCTGACCGTCGGCGAGCACGACGAGCGCCCGATGGCGGAGTTCCGCGAACTCGGTCGCCGACTGGTCGAGCAGTGGGAGGCCGAAGAACGGGAGTTCCGACGGGTCACCTCGGCGGCCCAGCGGGTCGCCGCCGACGAGTCGGTGTGA
- the cas6 gene encoding CRISPR-associated endoribonuclease Cas6, which yields MRLLVRLSARANAVYDEAYHHKLRGRLWNALEGTEFGESHDANVPSEFCYSNPFPPRDMDEGDRRTLLVASPHEELLSHVARDLKADREFNVGEMPFRVEDLSVLAPDVGEPGTSGVIETGTGVVVRIPQHRFEDYDIDPDGNAAAFWRPEYTTEPFRVQVRNNLDRKHGRFYPERPGPSDREGPLFDSRELIKTFALPVTVTTGEVMTYVLSKWRFEYTVRNDHHRRHLNLALDCGIGERNALGFGFLNIVEDEDG from the coding sequence ATGCGGCTTCTCGTACGACTTTCCGCGCGTGCAAACGCGGTGTACGACGAAGCGTACCACCACAAGCTTCGCGGACGGCTCTGGAACGCGCTAGAGGGGACCGAATTCGGCGAGTCCCACGACGCGAACGTCCCCTCGGAGTTCTGCTACTCCAACCCGTTTCCACCGAGAGACATGGACGAGGGCGACAGACGGACGCTCCTCGTCGCGTCGCCACACGAGGAACTACTGAGCCACGTCGCCCGGGACCTCAAAGCCGACCGCGAGTTCAACGTCGGCGAGATGCCGTTCCGTGTCGAGGACCTGAGCGTCCTCGCGCCGGATGTCGGCGAACCCGGAACCTCGGGCGTTATCGAGACAGGGACCGGCGTCGTCGTTCGTATCCCCCAGCATCGATTCGAGGACTACGACATCGACCCCGACGGGAACGCCGCGGCGTTCTGGCGACCGGAGTACACGACCGAGCCGTTTCGCGTGCAGGTCCGGAACAACCTCGACCGCAAGCACGGCCGTTTCTATCCCGAGCGACCCGGTCCGAGCGACCGCGAGGGGCCGCTGTTCGATTCGCGGGAACTCATCAAGACCTTCGCGCTACCGGTGACCGTGACCACGGGCGAGGTGATGACCTACGTCCTCAGCAAGTGGAGGTTCGAGTACACGGTCCGGAACGACCATCACCGACGCCACCTGAACCTCGCGCTCGACTGCGGTATCGGCGAGCGGAACGCGCTCGGCTTCGGGTTCCTCAACATCGTGGAGGACGAGGATGGTTGA
- a CDS encoding TM1802 family CRISPR-associated protein, protein MVEPTDLREVSPTDIEDALPDRQVTSLRDIEALYGELYTLATAGGGEYAKYLTPDAAEDLLGKPSVLAVRVDLRGETPTLDADRPVVCWQYTEDLIPRLSHSKYASARGVDHSLTHKSGRDNEREKLAAHARDRLTRWPTEDAVREVAEDHDDGWLVDALATLGESESVRDAISGSDRIPDERTMLVTVAFRLDADERNVARTAAYDGSEKWHLPGEFEVFQEAMAARKTRKFKAKNEADDAVGLGTCFVNDTDEAVYGVVDDPLKSYLSKQAEKFPRFDSDESWRTQPMGRDAAIAAQNAETFLDACQYSGARGASVYYLPYLRKTPDADDAKRLFTVLAKLTNVDGDRSRTPVERTYESADGVPDHLRYAVLVVHKYQKDRWRLVAGSTNVSDVETSKLGAAHRAVLEGPSFGDGGAFQTNDEWALTNPDRPESAFTGMVSKPGYFFRTCAETDDDEPSADDLRFRATVAAISGGTIRIESLLESYVERLAEEFDTSDGWFPRDLVASQYAQFAALAERGVVEASGETTRILEQAPDMTPEMSGTEPSRIEKLDEFIDRHPALEIRDDYENYERRGAFVLGALVGRVTQYQRYEDKSMTAVKRHPIDNLTKHNVARTATDVVGLNVTYGSEDGGSSRIRDELAGRVCDDLQHADPEDWDITTQDLRFHYAMGIAYGLNDTSDYEEEDNDD, encoded by the coding sequence ATGGTTGAACCGACTGACCTCCGCGAGGTGTCACCGACGGACATCGAGGACGCGCTTCCCGACCGGCAGGTCACCTCGCTTCGAGACATCGAGGCCCTCTACGGCGAACTCTACACCCTCGCAACGGCGGGCGGCGGCGAGTACGCGAAGTACCTCACGCCCGACGCCGCCGAGGACTTGCTGGGCAAACCGTCGGTCCTCGCGGTTCGCGTTGACCTCCGCGGGGAGACACCGACGCTCGACGCCGACCGGCCCGTGGTCTGCTGGCAGTACACCGAAGACCTGATTCCGAGGCTCTCCCACTCGAAGTACGCCTCGGCTCGCGGCGTCGACCACAGTCTCACCCACAAATCCGGCCGGGACAACGAACGAGAGAAACTGGCGGCTCACGCCCGAGACAGACTCACGCGCTGGCCGACCGAGGACGCGGTCCGTGAGGTCGCCGAAGACCACGACGACGGCTGGCTCGTCGACGCGCTCGCCACCCTCGGAGAGAGCGAGTCGGTACGAGACGCCATCTCGGGCTCCGACCGGATTCCCGACGAGCGGACGATGCTCGTCACCGTCGCGTTCCGACTCGACGCCGACGAGCGGAACGTCGCCCGAACGGCGGCGTACGACGGGAGCGAGAAGTGGCACCTTCCGGGCGAGTTCGAGGTCTTTCAGGAGGCGATGGCCGCCAGAAAGACCCGGAAGTTCAAGGCCAAAAACGAGGCCGACGACGCGGTCGGCCTCGGGACCTGCTTCGTGAACGATACCGACGAGGCGGTCTACGGCGTCGTCGACGACCCCCTGAAGTCGTACCTCTCGAAGCAGGCCGAGAAGTTCCCGCGGTTCGACTCCGACGAGTCGTGGCGGACCCAACCGATGGGTCGAGACGCCGCAATCGCGGCTCAGAACGCCGAGACGTTCCTCGACGCCTGTCAGTACTCGGGCGCGAGAGGCGCGTCGGTGTACTACCTGCCGTATCTCCGCAAGACGCCAGACGCCGACGACGCGAAGCGGCTGTTTACGGTGCTGGCGAAACTCACCAACGTCGACGGGGACAGGAGCCGGACCCCGGTGGAACGGACCTACGAGAGTGCCGACGGAGTCCCCGACCATCTCCGGTACGCGGTCCTCGTCGTCCACAAGTACCAGAAGGACAGGTGGCGGCTCGTCGCCGGATCGACGAACGTCTCGGACGTCGAGACCTCCAAACTGGGCGCGGCCCACCGGGCGGTCCTCGAAGGCCCGTCGTTCGGCGACGGTGGGGCCTTCCAGACGAACGACGAGTGGGCGCTCACGAACCCGGACCGCCCCGAATCGGCGTTCACCGGAATGGTCTCGAAGCCGGGGTACTTCTTCCGGACCTGCGCCGAGACCGACGACGACGAACCGAGCGCCGACGACCTTCGGTTTCGAGCGACCGTCGCCGCCATCTCGGGCGGGACGATACGAATCGAGTCGTTGCTCGAATCGTACGTCGAGCGGCTCGCCGAGGAGTTCGACACCAGCGACGGGTGGTTCCCGCGTGACCTCGTCGCATCGCAGTACGCACAGTTCGCCGCGCTCGCCGAACGAGGAGTGGTCGAAGCCAGCGGCGAAACGACCCGGATCTTGGAGCAAGCACCAGACATGACTCCCGAAATGAGCGGGACGGAACCGTCCCGCATCGAGAAGCTAGACGAGTTCATCGACCGACATCCCGCGTTGGAGATCAGAGACGACTACGAGAATTATGAGCGCCGCGGCGCGTTCGTTCTCGGTGCGCTCGTGGGTCGCGTCACCCAGTACCAGCGGTACGAGGACAAGAGCATGACCGCGGTCAAGCGCCACCCCATAGACAACCTCACCAAGCACAACGTCGCGCGAACCGCGACCGACGTAGTGGGCCTGAACGTGACCTACGGGAGCGAAGACGGCGGAAGCAGTCGCATCCGCGACGAACTGGCAGGTCGCGTCTGCGACGACCTCCAGCACGCCGACCCGGAGGACTGGGACATCACGACCCAAGACCTCCGATTCCACTACGCGATGGGCATCGCTTACGGACTGAACGACACATCCGACTACGAGGAGGAAGACAACGATGACTGA
- the cas7b gene encoding type I-B CRISPR-associated protein Cas7/Csh2, whose protein sequence is MTDYTPVENRSEIVFLYDAVDANPNGNPLSGANRPRIDPHTKQAIVTDVRLKRYLRDQLEADGHGVYITSSRERDENAKQREQMIKDALGVTDADDIPEDPYGEFLANAADVRLFGATMSIDTKDDNIIGKIEADLPDHLTGPVQFSPGKTLHPVEINEEYNSLTSVIATGDDKEQGGFDLDDHRIKYGLVGFHGLVDEHAAENTNLAEDDVRRLDTLCWRAIKNQTITRSKVGQEPRLYLRVEYDEESFHLGGLTHLLDVRGRDDADEAGSDRKDPSEFRTVHDVEVDASDLVARLGSHADKVETVHVVESDVLSVSVGDATGEEFEPESLVDALESALGADSVRSVDVYDEYEATRP, encoded by the coding sequence ATGACTGACTACACCCCCGTCGAGAACCGCTCGGAGATCGTGTTCCTGTACGACGCAGTCGACGCCAACCCCAACGGCAACCCCCTCAGCGGGGCGAACCGCCCGCGAATCGACCCCCACACCAAGCAGGCCATCGTCACGGACGTGCGCCTGAAGCGCTACCTCCGCGACCAGCTCGAAGCCGACGGCCACGGGGTCTACATCACGAGCTCGCGCGAGCGCGACGAGAACGCGAAACAACGCGAGCAGATGATAAAGGACGCGCTCGGCGTGACCGACGCCGACGACATCCCCGAGGACCCCTACGGCGAGTTCCTCGCCAACGCCGCCGACGTTCGGCTGTTCGGCGCGACGATGAGCATCGACACGAAGGACGACAACATCATCGGAAAGATCGAGGCAGACCTCCCCGACCACCTCACCGGCCCGGTCCAGTTCTCGCCCGGAAAGACGCTCCACCCCGTCGAGATCAACGAGGAGTACAACAGCCTCACGAGCGTCATCGCTACGGGCGACGACAAAGAGCAGGGCGGGTTCGACCTCGACGACCACCGAATCAAGTACGGACTCGTGGGGTTCCACGGCCTCGTCGACGAACACGCCGCCGAGAACACCAACCTCGCCGAGGACGACGTGCGCCGACTCGACACCCTCTGCTGGCGCGCCATCAAGAACCAGACCATCACGCGGAGCAAGGTCGGCCAAGAGCCCCGCCTTTACCTCCGGGTCGAGTACGACGAGGAGAGCTTCCACCTCGGCGGATTGACCCACCTCCTCGACGTGAGGGGCCGGGACGACGCCGACGAGGCAGGAAGCGACCGCAAGGACCCAAGCGAGTTCCGGACCGTCCACGACGTGGAAGTCGACGCGAGCGACCTCGTGGCGCGACTCGGCTCCCACGCCGACAAGGTCGAGACGGTCCACGTAGTCGAGAGCGACGTGCTCTCGGTGTCGGTCGGCGACGCGACCGGCGAGGAGTTCGAACCCGAGAGCCTCGTCGACGCGCTCGAATCCGCGCTCGGCGCGGATTCGGTCCGGTCGGTCGACGTGTACGACGAGTACGAAGCGACTCGCCCGTAA
- the cas5b gene encoding type I-B CRISPR-associated protein Cas5b, with the protein MPQTQLGSYDEADDSHDSDRSAGDRSARGTDDSPSRRCLSLTVSGPWGHFRHVDGNTIKRTYRIMPRTTVAGMLSAVAGYDRDSYYDRFGPEVSGIAVELIGEIRTMNLPENSLTTSSEGLKTVNSRGKVSITYPDPNADRQRVNYEVLVDPEYRIDVWLDDDEAYHHLKSMLSEGKSYYAPSLGLSEHLAEIEYHGEYDVEPMAVDSEEIVTVESAVPDADGVVPSPETTYGTERSPGYMTKTTGEGEFTGRKTTGFLTYTYSPSGAPLDVKGVEPVEVDGRTVVFV; encoded by the coding sequence ATGCCCCAGACCCAACTGGGTTCGTACGACGAGGCCGACGACTCCCACGACTCCGACCGGTCGGCAGGCGACCGGTCGGCGAGAGGCACCGACGACTCGCCGAGTCGTCGGTGCCTCTCGCTGACCGTTTCCGGACCGTGGGGCCACTTCCGGCACGTAGACGGCAACACCATCAAGCGGACCTACCGAATCATGCCCCGGACGACCGTCGCGGGGATGCTCTCGGCGGTCGCGGGCTACGACCGCGACAGCTACTACGACCGCTTCGGCCCCGAGGTGTCTGGCATCGCGGTCGAACTCATCGGCGAGATTCGGACGATGAACCTCCCGGAGAACAGCCTGACGACCTCCAGCGAAGGGCTGAAGACGGTCAACAGTCGCGGGAAAGTCAGTATCACCTATCCCGACCCGAACGCCGACCGCCAGCGGGTCAACTACGAGGTGCTGGTCGACCCCGAGTACCGAATCGACGTGTGGCTCGACGACGACGAGGCCTACCACCACCTGAAGTCGATGCTCTCGGAAGGGAAGTCCTACTACGCTCCCTCGCTCGGCCTCTCGGAGCATCTGGCCGAAATCGAGTACCACGGCGAGTACGATGTCGAACCGATGGCCGTCGATTCCGAGGAAATCGTGACGGTCGAGTCGGCGGTCCCCGACGCCGACGGCGTGGTTCCCTCGCCCGAGACGACCTACGGCACCGAGCGCTCGCCGGGCTACATGACGAAGACGACCGGCGAAGGGGAGTTCACGGGTCGAAAGACCACGGGCTTTCTGACCTACACCTACAGTCCGAGCGGAGCGCCCCTCGACGTGAAGGGCGTCGAACCGGTCGAGGTGGACGGCCGAACGGTGGTCTTCGTGTGA
- a CDS encoding CRISPR-associated endonuclease Cas3'': MTHPTVLSHPSENDDPSVPLETHLSQVGTRAREVVPDGATTSAGDDLAEVAELLGRLHDFGKLTTFFQAHVRDEPTDRPTHHARLGAFVTYHALSQWGVSKSTRLAGTVAVWRHHGDLPNVAVGIAETLASENLCDAVSEQVGDICDHRSDLAGRILADVLDDGGSWDAFVERGVEDVRATIEDEVTYLDVVDDEDITAETYADMLQLSSALVLADKTRAGGLDDDRLEPEPLDLDDLTDHLETLGGDERNDHERALNGLRAEAQSEVVENVPQFLDADESVATVTLPTGYGKTLVGLRAALEIQRRRDTDGRIVYALPFTSIIDQTAETLREVFDADPLGRTLTVHHHLSETATLPERGGDDEDRADPDEPTDQHAREDVLVGESWRSGATLTTFVQLFESLAGPENAQSMKLPALYGSVVIVDEPQALPLYWWPLVERLVGLLTEVYDAQVVLMTATQPELVDEPFALIRERERYFDGELPDRVEYEFDASATARDDETVVGHEEAAVRLVDEAAGGTDSTLAVCNTIDSARELSEALEDHVGDDLLDVSDLYRRALRGSFGGIPTTEPRGSETVATRERARFVRRVADADADLALVHLTTRIRPCDRRALLDIASDLTGEDVPLVVVSTQLIEAGVDISFDRVYRDLAPLDSIVQAAGRCNRSYERRDRGTVTVWRLGPPGDREKPPSAAVYARVEKSTEQNLINATREALESAVEPRIPGDLDGATVPESVLTTHAVEAYHRLVGEGVEPDGNDPVNYYESAEAASLRKESLIDQVLSFEVYVCRTDAEHRLVSDLREARRERRFDEIDRLRSDLTELRVSVPVYRRDSEAARVLANIDPLFSLDRGTNWGDETERVLDRSASDTEFGKYFHPRDGVHLPESNVEARFF; encoded by the coding sequence GTGACCCACCCGACTGTCCTGTCCCATCCCTCCGAGAACGACGACCCATCCGTCCCGCTGGAAACTCACCTCTCTCAGGTCGGGACTCGCGCCCGCGAGGTCGTTCCCGACGGCGCGACGACCAGCGCGGGCGACGACCTCGCGGAAGTCGCCGAACTGCTCGGTCGACTCCACGACTTCGGGAAGCTGACGACGTTCTTTCAGGCGCACGTCCGCGACGAGCCGACCGACAGGCCGACCCATCACGCTCGGCTCGGCGCGTTCGTCACGTATCACGCGCTCTCACAGTGGGGCGTGAGCAAATCGACGCGGCTGGCGGGGACCGTCGCGGTCTGGCGACATCACGGCGACCTCCCGAACGTTGCGGTCGGCATCGCCGAGACCCTCGCGTCCGAGAACCTCTGCGACGCAGTTTCCGAGCAGGTCGGTGATATTTGCGACCACCGGAGTGACCTCGCCGGACGTATCCTCGCCGACGTTCTCGATGACGGCGGTTCGTGGGACGCGTTCGTCGAGCGCGGCGTCGAAGATGTCAGAGCGACCATCGAGGACGAGGTGACGTACCTCGATGTCGTCGACGACGAGGACATCACCGCAGAGACCTACGCCGACATGCTCCAGCTGTCGAGCGCACTCGTCCTCGCCGACAAGACGCGTGCTGGCGGACTCGACGACGACCGTCTCGAACCCGAGCCGCTCGATCTGGACGACCTCACCGACCACCTCGAAACCCTCGGTGGCGACGAACGAAACGACCACGAGAGAGCGCTCAACGGCCTCCGCGCCGAGGCCCAATCCGAGGTCGTCGAGAACGTCCCGCAGTTCCTCGACGCCGACGAATCGGTCGCAACCGTCACGCTTCCGACCGGTTACGGCAAGACGCTGGTCGGCCTCCGTGCGGCACTCGAAATCCAGCGACGGCGCGACACCGACGGTCGAATCGTCTACGCGCTCCCGTTCACCTCGATAATCGACCAGACGGCCGAGACGCTTCGGGAGGTGTTCGACGCCGACCCGCTGGGCCGAACGCTCACCGTCCACCACCACCTCTCGGAGACCGCGACGCTCCCCGAGCGCGGCGGAGACGACGAGGACCGAGCCGACCCGGACGAGCCGACCGACCAGCACGCCCGCGAGGACGTGCTGGTCGGCGAGAGCTGGCGGTCGGGAGCGACGCTGACGACGTTCGTCCAGCTGTTCGAGAGCCTCGCCGGACCCGAGAACGCCCAGAGCATGAAGCTCCCCGCACTCTACGGGAGCGTCGTCATCGTGGACGAGCCGCAGGCGCTACCGCTGTACTGGTGGCCGCTGGTCGAGCGCCTCGTGGGACTGTTGACCGAGGTGTACGACGCGCAGGTCGTCCTGATGACCGCGACCCAGCCAGAACTGGTGGACGAGCCGTTCGCGCTGATTCGGGAGCGAGAGCGCTACTTCGACGGGGAGCTTCCCGACCGGGTCGAGTACGAGTTCGACGCGAGCGCGACGGCCCGAGACGACGAGACCGTGGTGGGCCACGAGGAAGCCGCCGTCCGACTCGTCGACGAGGCGGCTGGCGGGACCGACTCGACGCTCGCGGTCTGCAACACCATCGACAGCGCGCGCGAGCTTTCGGAGGCCCTCGAAGACCACGTCGGCGACGACCTGCTCGACGTCAGCGACCTGTACCGACGGGCCCTGCGAGGCTCGTTCGGTGGCATTCCGACGACCGAACCGCGCGGTAGCGAGACCGTCGCGACTCGGGAGCGAGCGCGGTTCGTCAGGCGCGTCGCCGACGCGGATGCCGACCTCGCTCTGGTCCATCTCACGACCCGGATTCGGCCGTGCGACCGCAGGGCGCTTCTCGACATCGCGTCGGACCTCACCGGGGAGGACGTGCCACTCGTCGTGGTCTCGACCCAGCTGATCGAGGCTGGCGTGGACATCAGCTTCGACCGGGTGTACCGGGACCTCGCCCCGCTCGATAGCATCGTGCAGGCCGCCGGGCGGTGCAACCGGTCCTACGAGCGCCGCGACCGCGGGACCGTGACGGTCTGGCGACTCGGACCACCCGGCGACCGCGAGAAACCGCCGTCCGCGGCAGTGTACGCGCGTGTCGAGAAATCCACCGAACAGAACCTGATCAACGCGACTCGGGAGGCACTCGAATCGGCGGTCGAACCACGAATCCCGGGAGACCTCGACGGGGCGACGGTTCCCGAGTCGGTTCTCACCACCCACGCAGTCGAGGCGTATCACCGACTGGTCGGAGAGGGCGTCGAACCCGACGGCAACGACCCCGTGAACTACTACGAGAGCGCCGAAGCCGCATCGCTCCGGAAGGAATCGCTTATCGATCAGGTCCTCTCGTTCGAGGTGTACGTCTGTCGGACCGACGCCGAACACCGACTCGTCTCGGACCTCCGGGAAGCCCGCCGCGAGCGGCGATTCGACGAGATCGACCGGCTTCGATCCGACCTCACCGAACTGCGCGTATCTGTCCCCGTCTATCGGCGCGATTCGGAGGCCGCGAGAGTGCTCGCCAACATCGACCCGCTGTTCTCGCTCGACCGCGGGACGAACTGGGGCGACGAGACCGAGCGCGTACTCGACCGCTCGGCGTCCGACACCGAGTTCGGGAAGTACTTCCACCCCCGAGACGGAGTCCACTTGCCCGAGAGTAACGTGGAGGCGCGATTCTTCTGA
- a CDS encoding CRISPR-associated protein Cas4, with translation MTGVMMQYYEVCERELWFLSRDVEIDRANPAVVRGTHVDESAYDEKRRNFSIDGTIALDVLDSGQVVEVKPSSSLVEPAKLQLLYYLWYLDRVVGVEKSGVLAHPTERQRETVELTDENATRVEDAIRGVHAVVTSDSPPPAEEKPFCESCAYYDFCWSC, from the coding sequence GTGACGGGCGTGATGATGCAGTACTACGAGGTGTGCGAGCGCGAACTCTGGTTCCTGAGCCGTGACGTCGAGATCGACCGCGCGAATCCGGCGGTCGTCCGTGGTACCCACGTCGACGAGAGTGCCTACGACGAGAAGCGCCGCAACTTCAGCATCGACGGTACCATCGCGCTCGACGTACTCGACAGCGGGCAGGTCGTGGAAGTCAAGCCGTCGTCGTCGCTGGTCGAACCCGCGAAGCTCCAGTTGCTGTACTACCTCTGGTACCTCGACCGCGTGGTCGGCGTCGAGAAATCCGGGGTTCTGGCTCATCCGACCGAGCGCCAGCGCGAGACCGTCGAACTCACCGATGAGAACGCGACTCGGGTCGAGGACGCGATTCGAGGCGTCCACGCGGTCGTCACGAGCGACTCGCCGCCGCCAGCCGAGGAGAAACCGTTCTGCGAATCGTGCGCGTACTACGACTTCTGCTGGAGTTGCTAA